A DNA window from Tachysurus vachellii isolate PV-2020 chromosome 20, HZAU_Pvac_v1, whole genome shotgun sequence contains the following coding sequences:
- the sub1a gene encoding SUB1 regulator of transcription a, with amino-acid sequence MPKSKEVLSSTSSSDSDSEADTKPKRKKQMTEKPAKKQKSGESSKTSGASKSGGGSSNKKDNMFQIGKMRYVSVREFKGKVLIDIREYWVDQEGEMKPGKKGISLNPEQWNQLKEQIDDIDDAVRRI; translated from the exons ATGCCTAAATCAAAGGAAGTGCTTTCTTCAACATCCAGCAGTGACTCAGACAGTGAAGCTGACACAAAG CCTAAACGGAAGAAGCAGATGACAGAGAAACCAGCAAAGAAACAGAAGAGTGGAGAGTCATCAAAGACATCCGGTGCATCAAAAAGCGGCGGAGGCAGCAGCAATAAAAAAGATAACATGTTCCAG ATAGGGAAGATGaggtatgtgagtgtgcgagagtTCAAAGGGAAAGTCCTCATCGATATCCGTGAGTACTGGGTGGACCAGGAAGGAGAAATGAAACCGGGAAAGAAAG GGATTTCTCTGAACCCTGAGCAGTGGAACCAGCTGAAAGAGCAGATCGACGATATCGACGATGCCGTGAGGAGAATATAA